The sequence below is a genomic window from Nostoc flagelliforme CCNUN1.
TTACAACAACTTTATAATTATCCCCATGTCATTCTTAGGAGCGACCTTCTTTGACCCAGGCACATTACCAGCTGCCCTCAAAGTCGTAGTTTACCTGTTACCGCTCACCTACGCCAGCATCGGACTGCGTGCAGCTGCTCATTTACCCTTGTCTCAGTTTCCTTGGTACAGCATACCGATTTTGCTAGTGATAGCGATCGCTCTTTCTCTCTGCGGTGCTTATAAATTCGCTCATCAACAAGATTAAAATAATTCGTAATTCGTTAAAGCCTTTATTACAATCTGTGCTTTAACTTTTGCATCTTGTGGTTTTCGACCCAGCATTATTCAAATGCTGATTGAAGTGAGTCATTAGTCATGAGCAAATGACTAATGACTAATGACAAAGGACTAACTAGCTAAGAGAGTTTTTTCTAGAGAAGTCCAACGGAAGGCGCGATCGCCACCCCTCTCAATAACTACTCTTACTCGTGGTTCAAGCTGAGGCAAATTCGTTAAATACTCAAGTTCCTCATTGGAAAGAATATGCCCTTCAATAATCCACAACACCAGCCCCTTAGACTTCGGTGGTAGCTGTTCTAGATGAGAATTGATAATTGGTGGCAAGTAGTACACATGACCTACTGCCGCACCACTACCAGTACTTTTTTTACCAAGATGAGGAGGTCTGACTCCATGAATGCGTGTGAGATACGCAGCTATGTCGCCCAACCCCTTGGCGGTAATGTGGAGGGTAGTATAGCCAGCTGCGCGTAGTCGGCGCTGATATCGACCTTCATAACCCCCTTCCAGAGGTACATACACGCCAAGAGCGCCAAATTTTTCCAGATCGCGCATTAAACCGTTGCCAGTGGTAATTAGTGCCATAGATTTTCGTCTTATCCCACTTAGATATCTCTATTATTTACCCTGAACCGATAGATTAAAAGGATTTTTTTGGGCATCGAGAAGAGGCAGAGGGGCAGGGAGCAGGGAGCAGAGGAGAATGAAGAAGTAGGGGAGCAGGGCGAAAAGGGAAACTTTGTCCACTGCAAGGCACACCCTGCCCCAATTCTTCTTTTCTAACCCCCCTTGCCCACTGCTTCTTCCCCACTCCCCAAAAATAACTCTATAAATTACTAGACAAACATAAATAAATAATTTATATTATTAGATTGTGACCAAAGACGCAAATTAGACTCCCTTCTTACTGTCATTTTGAGATAGTGTTAGCATCAAAAGCTGATGACTCAATCCAAATTGGATAATCTAACTCAGATTGATCATAGACTGGTAAACTAAGAAAGCTTTCAGGTCAACATTGGAGCTTATGGACGAAGAATTAAAGCCAATCCAAAGCTTCAGAGTAGTATTTACTCCTGTGCCTCTGAAAAAGCAGGCAAAATCTTAAACGATAGTTTAAGGTGTTTAAGGAAGTGAAAACTGAGCAGCAATGTTGGTTTCATGGCATTACGTCAGTCTCAGTTAACGGATACTGGGTGGTAAAAACCGCTTAAGTCCAACTGCAACACGGCAGTAGCCAATCTCCGGGAAGGCGTCTTATCGGCGTCTAAAAATCGGAAACCCCGCCGACAGCGCTGCCTCCAGAAAGTGCCAGAGCAATTGCTTGGACGAAAGCATTGCTGCACACAGCTTAAAGCTGTAGCGCCTTGCATTGATTCCAGAAGTTACTCCTTCCCAATGGGAAGGGACTTGTGGCTGTTCTGGTGATCTAGTGAGTGAAGCTAAACAGATTCACCAAGCAGTACGGACACGGTTTGTTGTGTCCGAAAGCATTTGGAGCGGTTTATTTAAACCATTCCAAATTTCGCAGGCTAACCCAGCCTAAACTGATGCGTACAAAGCGTGTCCTCTAGAGTCCAATTCCAAGGTCAGCAAGTAGAAAGGAGAACCAGTTACTGTGTCTGTAGGTATTCTCGGCACCAAGCTGGGCATGACCCAAATATTTGACGAAGCAGGAGTAGCTATTCCTGTAACTGTCATTCAAGCAGGGCCATGCACTGTTACACAAGTTAAAACGAAACAAACCGACGGTTACTTTGCCATTC
It includes:
- the ndhN gene encoding NAD(P)H-quinone oxidoreductase subunit N, whose translation is MALITTGNGLMRDLEKFGALGVYVPLEGGYEGRYQRRLRAAGYTTLHITAKGLGDIAAYLTRIHGVRPPHLGKKSTGSGAAVGHVYYLPPIINSHLEQLPPKSKGLVLWIIEGHILSNEELEYLTNLPQLEPRVRVVIERGGDRAFRWTSLEKTLLAS